From a region of the Vicinamibacterales bacterium genome:
- a CDS encoding VOC family protein: MTRRALLAALPLAMAGRVRAQSAPPRLAARDLNHLTLGVADPKRSIDFYQGLFGMPIQARQGAVTLLRIGAGPQFLAIGAAGASPPGITHLCVTIDGFDVDRVLSVLAAHGVTPADGRGGGLSGGPMKVRVRRRGPESGGAREGTPEIYFSDADGIVTQLQDVRYCGGAGAFGEVCAAVEPAPAKGLLAVQALNHFTMRVPDAERSNAFYQALFGFPIRSYQGPTAPTLAIGDVGFLMYSGRRGLTTAAIDHVCLNMTGFDVERITRALERHGLTPRGTSAPGPMQWYVSLRMPNRGGAPDGTPELYLTDPDGIPIQLQDLSYCGGGGYLGNVCA; encoded by the coding sequence ATGACTCGGCGGGCGCTGCTGGCGGCCCTGCCGCTGGCCATGGCAGGACGGGTCCGGGCGCAGTCCGCGCCGCCGAGGCTCGCGGCGCGCGACCTGAACCACCTGACGCTGGGCGTCGCCGATCCGAAGCGCTCGATCGACTTCTACCAGGGCCTGTTCGGCATGCCGATCCAGGCGCGGCAGGGCGCCGTCACGCTGCTGCGCATCGGCGCGGGCCCGCAGTTCCTGGCGATCGGCGCGGCGGGCGCGAGCCCGCCAGGCATCACCCACCTCTGCGTGACCATCGACGGCTTCGACGTGGACCGCGTGCTGTCGGTGCTGGCCGCGCACGGCGTCACGCCCGCCGACGGCCGCGGCGGCGGACTGAGCGGCGGCCCCATGAAGGTGCGGGTGCGGCGGCGCGGCCCGGAGAGCGGCGGCGCCCGGGAGGGCACGCCCGAGATCTACTTCTCCGACGCCGACGGCATCGTCACGCAGCTCCAGGACGTCCGGTACTGCGGCGGCGCCGGCGCGTTCGGCGAGGTGTGCGCGGCTGTCGAGCCGGCCCCCGCCAAGGGACTGCTGGCCGTGCAGGCCTTGAACCACTTCACGATGCGCGTGCCCGACGCGGAACGCTCGAACGCCTTCTATCAGGCGCTCTTCGGCTTCCCGATCCGCTCCTACCAGGGGCCCACCGCGCCGACGCTCGCCATCGGGGACGTTGGGTTCCTGATGTATTCGGGCCGGCGCGGGTTGACCACGGCCGCCATCGACCACGTGTGCCTGAACATGACCGGGTTCGACGTCGAGCGGATCACCAGGGCGCTGGAACGCCACGGCCTCACGCCGCGCGGCACCTCGGCGCCTGGGCCGATGCAGTGGTACGTGAGCCTGCGCATGCCGAATCGCGGCGGGGCGCCGGACGGCACGCCCGAGCTGTACCTCACCGACCCCGACGGCATCCCGATTCAGCTGCAGGACCTGAGCTATTGCGGCGGCGGCGGGTACCTGGGCAACGTGTGCGCGTGA
- a CDS encoding prolyl oligopeptidase family serine peptidase: MTRIHRCTAFVLLACALAAVPRQAAAQSMLTDGYVLPPAGVQELFRRDKNYATLDRLSPDGDHFLVPTFQELTDLSLMSQRTLRLAMLELVPDVNREWRLATYGNEGLSLFSLKDRRTYPVQTPDGAFVSDMRWSPDGRQLAFVAHPRGAASQVWIADVATGQSRRVSEAAVMATLVARPGGGGESAETAGGRLLQWLPDGSLLTVIVPSARGPEPQEPAVPVSPIIRRSRDTATPTSTQPFLLRTATDERLFKYYTTAQLAILAPGRAPRLVGQPMMYLDYALSPDGKAILRETIDEPLSYLVPFSSFGRRLEVIDLDGTVLSEIRRRPLQEAQSRGRDANDTLPRDVAWRPDGKGLSLLWRENGGTDAPKDRVMLLAPPYALAQAQTLVSSEQRMSGVRYSRDGRYATLTAARRPANGGGAREDLVAYDLTASPPAAFVLKAGIDASDPLQAPGEPMTSANGNGIVSLTLSRDGSAVFLRGEGYTATFAPQPFVDRVTIRTGATTRLFEGAAGSFDQPLVALDDDASRLIVSREGRGTVPDSYLWTAATRTFENLTANRDPYPEITAARRVDFEFTRQDGVKVRGRISLPVGYEPGTRVPAIFWDYPREYEDGAAYWKDAIRSRNVNAYSPLSFLRWSDIWLTQGYALVSVDIPILGKDGRYNDNFVPHLSDTIYSAIRTLDEMGYIDVNRLGHGGHSYGAFTTGNLLAHTPYFKAGIAGDGAYNRTLTPMTFQGERRSFWDAPTTYVEMSSFFYADQIQAPLLMYHGAQDNNSGTFIIQSERMMQALTGLGKTAALYIYPFESHAPRARENFLDLWARWLEWFDKYVKHAPAAPAQTSQQPR, from the coding sequence ATGACGAGAATCCACCGGTGCACGGCGTTCGTTCTCCTCGCGTGCGCGCTCGCCGCGGTGCCGCGCCAGGCCGCCGCCCAGAGCATGCTCACGGACGGCTACGTGCTGCCGCCCGCGGGCGTGCAGGAGCTCTTCCGGCGCGACAAGAACTACGCGACGCTCGACCGTCTGAGTCCCGACGGCGACCACTTCCTCGTCCCGACGTTCCAGGAGCTCACCGACCTGTCGCTCATGTCGCAGCGGACCTTGCGGCTGGCCATGCTCGAGCTCGTGCCGGACGTGAACCGCGAGTGGCGGCTGGCCACCTACGGCAACGAGGGGTTGTCGCTCTTCTCGCTCAAGGACCGCCGCACGTATCCGGTGCAGACGCCGGACGGGGCGTTCGTCAGCGACATGCGCTGGTCGCCCGACGGCCGTCAGCTCGCGTTCGTGGCGCACCCGCGCGGTGCGGCGTCCCAGGTGTGGATCGCCGACGTGGCGACGGGGCAGTCTCGGCGGGTGAGCGAGGCCGCGGTGATGGCCACGCTCGTCGCGCGGCCCGGCGGCGGCGGAGAATCCGCCGAGACCGCCGGGGGCCGCCTGCTGCAGTGGCTGCCGGACGGCTCCCTCCTCACGGTGATCGTCCCGTCGGCGAGGGGGCCGGAGCCGCAGGAGCCCGCGGTGCCGGTTTCGCCGATCATCCGCCGCAGCCGCGACACGGCCACGCCGACCTCGACGCAGCCCTTCCTGCTCCGGACGGCGACCGACGAACGGCTGTTCAAGTACTACACGACCGCGCAGCTGGCCATCCTCGCTCCGGGCCGCGCGCCGCGCCTCGTCGGGCAGCCGATGATGTACCTGGACTACGCGCTCAGCCCCGACGGCAAGGCGATCCTGCGCGAGACGATCGACGAGCCGTTGTCCTACCTCGTGCCGTTCTCGTCCTTCGGCCGCCGGCTGGAAGTGATCGACCTCGACGGCACGGTGCTGTCCGAGATCCGGCGCCGTCCGCTGCAGGAAGCGCAGTCGCGGGGGCGCGACGCCAACGACACCCTGCCCCGCGACGTGGCGTGGCGTCCCGACGGCAAGGGGCTGTCGCTGCTGTGGCGCGAGAACGGCGGGACCGACGCGCCGAAGGACCGCGTGATGCTGCTGGCGCCGCCCTATGCGCTCGCCCAGGCGCAGACCCTCGTCTCGTCGGAGCAGCGGATGAGCGGCGTTCGCTACTCGCGCGATGGCCGCTACGCCACGCTGACCGCCGCCCGGCGTCCCGCCAACGGCGGAGGCGCCCGCGAGGATCTGGTCGCGTACGACCTGACCGCGTCGCCTCCGGCCGCCTTCGTCCTCAAGGCCGGCATCGACGCGTCCGATCCGCTGCAGGCGCCGGGCGAGCCGATGACGTCGGCGAACGGCAACGGCATCGTCTCGTTGACGCTGTCCCGGGACGGCAGCGCCGTCTTCCTCCGTGGCGAGGGCTACACCGCGACCTTTGCGCCGCAGCCGTTCGTGGACCGCGTGACGATCCGGACGGGCGCCACGACGCGGCTCTTCGAGGGCGCGGCCGGCTCGTTCGACCAGCCGCTCGTCGCCCTCGACGACGACGCCTCCCGCCTCATCGTGTCGCGCGAGGGCCGCGGCACCGTGCCGGACAGCTACCTGTGGACGGCGGCGACGCGCACGTTCGAGAACCTGACCGCGAACCGGGACCCGTATCCCGAGATCACGGCCGCGCGGCGCGTGGACTTCGAGTTCACGCGGCAGGACGGCGTGAAGGTGCGCGGCCGGATCTCCCTTCCCGTCGGCTACGAGCCCGGCACGCGCGTGCCGGCCATCTTCTGGGACTATCCCCGCGAGTACGAGGACGGCGCCGCGTACTGGAAGGACGCGATCAGGTCGCGCAACGTCAACGCCTACTCGCCCCTCAGCTTCCTGCGGTGGTCGGACATCTGGCTCACGCAGGGCTACGCGCTCGTCTCCGTGGACATCCCCATCCTGGGGAAGGACGGCCGCTACAACGACAACTTCGTGCCCCACCTGTCCGACACGATCTACTCGGCCATCCGGACGCTCGACGAGATGGGCTACATCGACGTGAACCGCCTCGGGCACGGCGGTCACAGCTACGGCGCCTTCACCACGGGGAACCTGCTGGCGCACACGCCGTACTTCAAGGCCGGCATCGCCGGCGACGGCGCCTACAACCGCACGCTCACGCCCATGACCTTCCAGGGCGAGCGGCGCAGCTTCTGGGACGCACCGACGACCTACGTCGAGATGTCGTCGTTCTTCTACGCGGACCAGATCCAGGCGCCGCTCCTGATGTACCACGGCGCGCAGGACAACAACTCGGGGACCTTCATCATCCAGTCGGAGCGCATGATGCAGGCGCTGACCGGGCTGGGCAAGACGGCCGCGCTCTACATCTATCCGTTCGAGTCCCACGCCCCGCGCGCCCGCGAGAACTTCCTGGACCTGTGGGCGCGCTGGCTGGAGTGGTTCGACAAGTACGTGAAGCACGCGCCCGCGGCCCCGGCGCAGACGTCGCAGCAGCCGCGGTAG
- a CDS encoding MBL fold metallo-hydrolase: MRTRIWCLLALAALAVTPAALRGQPPGYPVVLVPPGKGPFSFPPGYQTPWDRIQIMVTAKMAPNLFVLHGSEALDPAHPDGSGGRAMALFGPDGVLLVDTQNRQVGEKTLAALRTFADGPIRIVVNTHIHSDHTGANALFAKQGGLIYAQENLRNEMLRPPPRANGQPAPAPDPAAVPAATYAYDAATRGQPAVTFHMNGETVDVIPMMPSHTAGDTIVRFRDANVIYIEDFYRNFGYPFADQANGGSIQGMLEAIDLIDRLAGPDTVLVPGHGTFITKRDLQPYRAMLVDVWNKVSALRRQGRTLAEVLAANLTAPYDESTLGDTRQSKDRFVTEVYDEIQDFPPVVDGKRAMRPHR; encoded by the coding sequence ATGCGAACCCGGATCTGGTGCCTGCTGGCACTCGCGGCGCTCGCGGTCACCCCGGCCGCCTTGCGGGGGCAGCCGCCCGGCTATCCCGTCGTCCTCGTGCCGCCGGGCAAGGGCCCGTTCTCGTTCCCGCCCGGCTACCAGACGCCGTGGGACCGCATCCAGATCATGGTGACGGCGAAGATGGCGCCGAACCTGTTCGTGCTGCACGGGAGCGAGGCGCTCGATCCGGCCCATCCCGACGGATCGGGCGGACGGGCGATGGCCCTCTTCGGCCCCGACGGCGTGCTGCTGGTGGACACCCAGAACCGGCAGGTCGGCGAGAAGACGCTCGCGGCGCTGCGCACGTTCGCCGACGGGCCGATCCGCATCGTGGTCAACACGCACATCCACAGCGATCACACCGGCGCCAATGCGCTCTTCGCGAAGCAGGGCGGCCTCATCTACGCGCAGGAGAACCTGCGCAACGAGATGCTCCGGCCCCCGCCGCGTGCCAACGGCCAGCCGGCCCCGGCGCCCGATCCCGCCGCGGTCCCGGCCGCGACCTACGCCTACGACGCGGCGACGCGCGGCCAGCCGGCGGTGACGTTCCACATGAACGGCGAGACGGTGGACGTCATTCCGATGATGCCGTCGCACACCGCCGGCGACACGATCGTGCGCTTCCGCGACGCCAACGTCATCTACATCGAGGACTTCTACAGGAACTTCGGCTACCCCTTCGCCGATCAGGCCAACGGCGGATCGATCCAGGGCATGCTCGAGGCCATCGACCTCATCGACCGCCTGGCGGGTCCGGACACGGTGCTCGTGCCCGGCCACGGGACCTTCATCACGAAGCGGGACCTCCAGCCGTACCGCGCGATGCTCGTGGACGTGTGGAACAAGGTGTCGGCGCTCCGCCGTCAGGGCAGGACGCTCGCGGAGGTCCTGGCCGCCAACCTCACCGCGCCGTACGACGAGTCGACGCTCGGCGACACCCGGCAGAGCAAGGACCGGTTCGTCACCGAGGTCTACGACGAGATCCAGGACTTTCCGCCGGTCGTGGACGGCAAGCGGGCGATGCGCCCCCACCGGTGA
- a CDS encoding VWA domain-containing protein has protein sequence MRFPAAVAAGLCLAVAWTAAPSSQPQEPRFRGGTNLVRLDVYASVDGTPVTDLTAADFEVFEDGVRQEVTSFEFISARGPAPDTARVEPTTVAESRARAAQPDTRLFVLFLDTLHVQVEGSFHAQGPVGALLDRLVGGNDLVGVMTPDLPARAVTFSPRTSSVTRLLTSNWTWGERGRTTDPQEQVIEQCYPDSGSTAGIAKALIERRREARTLDALADLIRYLEETREERSFVLLLTEGWLTPGPDEYLGRAVSIGGRRVVPGGPDPLGLTPDGRLTLDTGASLDGCERERALLARRDFDRDYQQLMRTANRANVSFYPIDPRGLVVFDDPIGPGRPSTPVQDSRRLSSRQDHLRQLALETDGEVVLNTNIDRALPKLLTDIGSYYLLGYVSTNQKLDGKYRRLTVKVTRPGVSTRSRPGYVAPTEAEVTAATARTETRREAPDEVARALSRLPGGRTPTALVVEAAGGPGSLRIALELDRATAAEADWKKGATAKVVVTAEDGTPVGDAAPVTLGPGVRVALVQRAAPAPGHYKVRVEAAPDGGTVPLTAVAEATVPSSGALLGPASLAFRWGPSTGRRVEPTADPRFRRTERLITETAVLDDGAVLDAQLLNRLGQPVEIPVKVTARVDDASHARTLVAEVTLAPLAAGEYVLAVGATRGVTTEHAHYAIRVVP, from the coding sequence ATGAGGTTCCCGGCCGCCGTCGCCGCCGGTCTCTGCCTGGCCGTGGCGTGGACGGCGGCGCCGTCGTCGCAGCCCCAGGAGCCGCGCTTCCGCGGCGGGACGAACCTGGTCCGGCTCGACGTGTACGCGTCGGTGGACGGCACGCCCGTGACCGATCTCACGGCGGCCGACTTCGAGGTGTTCGAGGACGGCGTCCGCCAGGAGGTCACGTCCTTCGAGTTCATCAGCGCGCGCGGGCCGGCGCCCGACACGGCGCGCGTCGAGCCCACGACCGTGGCCGAGTCGCGCGCGCGGGCGGCGCAGCCGGACACCCGCCTCTTCGTGCTCTTCCTCGACACCCTGCACGTCCAGGTCGAAGGGTCGTTCCACGCGCAGGGCCCCGTCGGCGCCCTGCTCGACCGCCTCGTCGGCGGCAACGACCTGGTGGGCGTGATGACGCCGGACCTCCCGGCACGCGCCGTCACCTTCTCGCCGCGCACGTCCTCGGTCACCCGCCTCCTGACGTCGAACTGGACGTGGGGCGAGCGTGGCCGGACGACGGACCCCCAGGAGCAGGTCATCGAGCAGTGCTATCCGGATTCGGGGTCCACGGCCGGTATCGCAAAGGCCCTCATCGAGCGCCGCCGAGAGGCCCGCACGCTGGATGCGCTCGCCGATCTGATCCGGTACCTCGAGGAGACGCGCGAGGAACGCTCGTTCGTCCTGCTGCTGACCGAGGGCTGGCTCACGCCCGGGCCCGACGAGTACCTGGGCCGGGCGGTCTCCATCGGCGGCCGCCGCGTCGTCCCTGGCGGGCCCGATCCGCTCGGGCTCACGCCGGACGGCCGGTTGACCCTCGACACGGGCGCCAGCCTGGACGGCTGCGAGCGGGAGCGCGCCCTGCTGGCCCGCCGTGACTTCGATCGCGACTACCAGCAGTTGATGCGCACGGCGAACCGGGCCAACGTCAGCTTCTACCCGATCGACCCGCGGGGGCTCGTGGTGTTCGACGACCCGATCGGCCCCGGCCGTCCCTCGACGCCGGTGCAGGACAGCCGGCGGCTGTCGAGCCGGCAGGATCACCTGCGCCAGCTCGCGCTGGAGACGGACGGCGAAGTCGTGCTCAACACCAACATCGACCGGGCGCTGCCGAAGCTGCTCACGGACATCGGGTCGTACTACCTGCTCGGCTACGTCTCGACGAACCAGAAGCTCGACGGCAAGTACCGGCGGCTGACGGTGAAGGTCACGCGGCCCGGCGTCAGCACGAGGTCGCGGCCCGGCTACGTCGCCCCGACCGAGGCCGAGGTGACGGCGGCGACGGCGCGGACCGAGACGCGCCGCGAGGCGCCAGACGAGGTCGCGCGCGCGCTGTCGCGCCTGCCCGGCGGACGCACACCCACCGCGCTCGTCGTGGAGGCGGCCGGGGGCCCCGGCTCGCTGCGCATCGCGCTCGAGCTCGACCGCGCCACGGCCGCCGAGGCGGACTGGAAGAAGGGCGCCACGGCGAAGGTCGTGGTCACGGCCGAGGACGGCACCCCGGTCGGCGACGCTGCCCCGGTGACGCTGGGGCCCGGTGTACGCGTCGCGCTGGTCCAGCGCGCGGCGCCGGCGCCCGGCCACTACAAGGTGCGGGTGGAGGCGGCGCCCGACGGCGGCACGGTGCCGCTCACGGCCGTCGCCGAGGCGACGGTGCCCTCCTCCGGCGCGCTCCTTGGGCCCGCGTCGCTCGCCTTCCGCTGGGGACCGAGCACGGGCCGCCGCGTGGAGCCGACGGCCGATCCCCGCTTCCGCCGGACCGAACGCCTCATCACGGAGACGGCGGTCCTCGACGACGGCGCCGTGCTCGACGCCCAGCTGCTCAACCGGCTCGGTCAGCCCGTGGAGATTCCCGTGAAGGTCACCGCGCGCGTCGACGACGCGTCGCACGCCCGGACGCTGGTGGCCGAGGTGACGCTGGCGCCGCTCGCGGCCGGCGAGTACGTCCTGGCCGTGGGCGCCACGCGCGGCGTGACGACCGAACACGCGCACTACGCCATCCGGGTCGTCCCGTAG
- a CDS encoding beta-propeller fold lactonase family protein, with the protein MTNRSFSVLAAVLVLVAATAASAGPRRDDRRGSPGAVYTMTNGATGNAVLVFDRASDGRLVASGHVATGGNGTGAGLGNQSGLVLSGNERWLLVVNAGSHSVSLLEVRPHGLRLVDVVDSGGLGPISVTEHHGVVYVLNAGTDSIAGFRLRHGRLRPIPGSLRGLSGTGVAPAQIGFSRDGDVLLVTEKATSQIVTYAVDRDGVPGHALVQPSSGATPFGFAVGRRDQVFVTEAAGAGNGSATSSYDVGEDGALTAISPSVPTNQAAACWAVLTPDGRYLYVTNAASGSISGFAVDFDGQIALVDDDGVTGVTGAGSTPLDMVITDNGRFLYVLNGGSHTIAGFRVGGDGSLMPLPGAVPVPGTANGLATR; encoded by the coding sequence ATGACCAATCGATCCTTCTCCGTGCTGGCGGCGGTGCTCGTGCTCGTCGCCGCGACGGCCGCGAGCGCCGGTCCCCGCCGTGACGATCGCCGCGGCTCGCCAGGCGCCGTCTACACGATGACCAACGGCGCCACGGGCAATGCCGTGCTCGTCTTCGACCGTGCCTCCGACGGCCGTCTCGTGGCGTCCGGCCATGTCGCCACCGGCGGCAACGGAACGGGCGCCGGCCTGGGCAACCAGAGCGGCCTCGTCCTGAGCGGCAACGAGCGGTGGCTCCTCGTGGTCAACGCCGGCAGTCATTCGGTGTCGCTGCTCGAGGTGCGCCCGCACGGGCTGCGCCTGGTGGACGTCGTGGACAGCGGCGGCCTCGGGCCGATCAGCGTCACCGAGCACCACGGCGTCGTGTACGTGCTCAACGCGGGCACCGACTCGATTGCCGGCTTCAGGCTGCGCCACGGCCGGCTGCGGCCCATCCCCGGCAGCCTGCGCGGGTTGAGCGGCACCGGCGTGGCCCCGGCGCAGATCGGCTTCTCGCGCGACGGCGACGTGCTGCTCGTGACGGAGAAGGCCACCAGCCAGATCGTGACCTACGCCGTCGACCGCGACGGCGTGCCCGGCCATGCGCTGGTGCAGCCGTCCAGCGGCGCGACCCCGTTCGGCTTCGCCGTCGGCCGCCGTGACCAGGTGTTCGTGACCGAGGCCGCTGGCGCCGGCAACGGATCCGCCACCTCGTCGTACGACGTGGGGGAGGACGGGGCGCTGACCGCCATCAGCCCGTCGGTGCCGACCAACCAGGCCGCCGCCTGCTGGGCCGTGCTCACGCCCGACGGCCGCTACCTGTACGTGACCAACGCCGCCAGCGGATCGATCTCGGGCTTCGCCGTGGACTTCGACGGCCAGATCGCACTCGTCGACGACGACGGCGTGACCGGCGTCACCGGGGCCGGCAGCACGCCCCTCGACATGGTGATCACCGACAACGGCCGCTTCCTGTACGTGCTCAACGGGGGCAGCCACACGATTGCCGGCTTCCGTGTCGGTGGCGACGGCAGCCTCATGCCGCTGCCCGGCGCGGTGCCCGTGCCCGGCACCGCCAACGGCCTGGCCACGCGCTGA
- a CDS encoding prolipoprotein diacylglyceryl transferase, with amino-acid sequence MYPVLFRIGTFEITSFGVLVAIGAAVGLWLFDRERQASHLPDGALDAAMAGIVGGLAGAKLVWAIEHAGRVGPFFELLFSRGGLSWFGGFAGGLAAGLVTLRRHRIPVLRVLATAAPALAVGHAIGRIGCFFVGDDYGTPSTLPWAVAFPEGLPPTTTPVHPTQLYEMAALLPIAWLLLRMRRHGRSDRVVFGTYLVLTGTTRFFVELLRVRTPIVGPFSIAHVFSLAAVVLGLALAASRPTR; translated from the coding sequence ATGTATCCCGTCCTCTTCCGCATCGGCACCTTCGAGATCACCAGTTTCGGCGTGCTCGTCGCCATCGGCGCGGCCGTCGGCCTGTGGCTCTTCGACCGCGAGCGCCAGGCCTCGCACCTGCCGGACGGCGCGCTCGACGCGGCCATGGCGGGCATCGTGGGCGGCCTGGCCGGGGCGAAGCTCGTCTGGGCCATCGAGCACGCGGGCCGCGTGGGTCCGTTCTTCGAGCTGCTCTTCTCGCGCGGCGGATTGAGCTGGTTCGGCGGATTCGCCGGCGGCCTGGCCGCCGGCCTCGTGACGCTGCGCCGCCACCGGATCCCGGTGCTGCGGGTGCTCGCCACCGCGGCGCCGGCGCTCGCGGTGGGTCATGCGATCGGCCGGATCGGGTGCTTCTTCGTGGGCGACGACTACGGCACGCCCAGCACGCTGCCGTGGGCCGTGGCCTTTCCCGAAGGGCTGCCTCCCACGACGACGCCCGTGCACCCGACGCAGCTGTACGAGATGGCGGCGCTCCTGCCGATCGCGTGGCTGCTGCTGCGGATGCGCCGCCACGGCAGGAGCGACCGCGTCGTGTTCGGCACCTACCTGGTGCTCACCGGCACGACCCGGTTCTTCGTGGAGCTCCTGCGCGTCCGTACGCCGATCGTCGGGCCATTCTCCATCGCCCACGTGTTCTCGCTCGCCGCCGTGGTGCTCGGCCTGGCGCTGGCCGCGAGCCGGCCGACGCGCTGA
- a CDS encoding fibronectin type III domain-containing protein, which translates to MAGFLLVGRAQSTGGLMRGSSGVGVALCVGVLLGGGSAAVAQDTVIVSGRFLSGVRDPGADLGPAPVELTWPLAGGGRFAALGNQVVDLHTGQRHTFSAPGTIIAVDAVRPRVFFRHTAPHQAGIAEIDLRTGASRTLRVLGADEALSPDQVRYAADGDRLFLDLSPAVSSPLTPVPHPVAVIDGTSGALIASFTVSAPSPVAWLVTPEGDRAYVGGVSGFAPGPLTMVNVATGAQATFAPANRPLFWDELNEHLIARGGDGFVLTRDLVPLGQAALPVCVALGTSPHTGRLYVVEALPYTAQDVTRLTVLDSRTFAGLAGRSWPGLACNVTVLSAPGPPRDLRATVSGHDVSLDWVNVGAAAGFVLEAGIAPGRTDLRVFLGPESHTAFTSVPSGTYYLRLRGGNAFGGGRPSVEIRVVVP; encoded by the coding sequence ATGGCCGGGTTCTTGCTCGTCGGCCGGGCGCAGTCGACGGGAGGTCTCATGCGAGGATCCAGTGGTGTCGGTGTCGCGCTGTGCGTGGGCGTTCTGCTCGGAGGCGGATCGGCGGCCGTCGCGCAAGACACGGTCATCGTCTCGGGGCGGTTCCTGAGCGGCGTCAGGGACCCGGGCGCCGACCTGGGTCCGGCCCCGGTGGAGCTCACCTGGCCGCTGGCCGGCGGAGGCCGGTTCGCGGCGCTGGGGAACCAGGTGGTGGACCTCCACACCGGTCAACGGCACACCTTCAGTGCGCCGGGCACGATCATCGCCGTCGACGCCGTGCGCCCGCGCGTCTTCTTCAGGCACACCGCGCCCCACCAGGCCGGGATCGCCGAGATCGACCTCCGCACGGGAGCGAGCCGGACCCTGCGCGTGCTGGGTGCCGACGAAGCGCTGTCGCCGGACCAGGTGCGCTACGCCGCGGATGGCGATCGGCTGTTCCTCGACCTGAGCCCCGCGGTCAGCTCGCCGCTCACGCCGGTCCCCCATCCGGTCGCCGTGATCGACGGCACCTCGGGCGCCCTCATCGCGTCGTTCACGGTATCGGCGCCCTCGCCGGTCGCGTGGCTCGTCACGCCAGAGGGCGACCGGGCGTATGTCGGCGGGGTCAGCGGCTTTGCGCCTGGCCCCCTGACGATGGTGAACGTGGCCACGGGCGCGCAGGCGACGTTCGCACCCGCCAACAGGCCGCTGTTCTGGGACGAGCTGAACGAGCACCTGATCGCGCGCGGCGGCGACGGCTTCGTCCTGACCCGCGATCTCGTGCCCCTCGGCCAGGCGGCGCTCCCCGTGTGCGTGGCGCTGGGCACGAGCCCCCACACGGGCCGGCTGTACGTCGTCGAGGCACTGCCGTACACGGCCCAGGACGTGACGCGCCTGACGGTGCTCGACAGCCGCACGTTCGCCGGCCTCGCCGGCAGGTCCTGGCCCGGCCTCGCGTGCAACGTGACCGTCCTTTCGGCCCCGGGGCCGCCGCGAGACCTGCGCGCCACGGTATCGGGCCACGACGTCTCCCTCGACTGGGTCAACGTCGGCGCCGCGGCGGGGTTCGTGCTCGAGGCCGGCATCGCACCGGGCCGCACCGACCTCCGGGTGTTCCTGGGACCGGAGTCCCACACGGCATTCACCAGCGTGCCATCGGGCACCTACTACCTGCGTCTGCGCGGCGGCAACGCGTTCGGCGGCGGGCGGCCGTCAGTCGAGATCCGCGTGGTGGTTCCGTAG